A window from Sus scrofa isolate TJ Tabasco breed Duroc chromosome 2, Sscrofa11.1, whole genome shotgun sequence encodes these proteins:
- the HDAC3 gene encoding histone deacetylase 3 (The RefSeq protein has 1 frameshift compared to this genomic sequence), whose amino-acid sequence MAKTVAYFYDPDVGNFHYGAGHPMKPHRLALTHSLVLHYGLYKKMIVFKPYQASQHDMCRFHSEDYIDFLQRVSPTNMQGFTKSLNAFNVGDDCPVFPGLFEFCSRYTGASLQGATQLNNKICDIAINWAGGLHHAKKFEASGFCYVNDIVIGILELLKYHPRVLYIDIDIHHGDGVQEAFYLTDRVMTVSFHKYGNYFFPGTGDMYEVGAESGRYYCLNVPLRDGIDDQSYKHLFQPVINQVVDFYQPTCIVLQCGADSLGCDRLGCFNLSIRGHGECVEYVKSFNIPLLVLGGGGYTVRNVARCWTYETSLLVEEAISEELPYSEYFEYFAPDFTLHPDVSTRIENQNSRQYLDQIRQTIFENLKMLNHAPSVQIHDVPADLLTYDRTDEADAEERGPEENYSRPEAPNEFYDGDHDNDKESDVEI is encoded by the exons ATGGCCAAGACTGTGGCCTATTTCTACGACCCCGACGTGGGCAACTTCCACTACG GGGCTGGGCACCCTATGAAGCCCCATCGCTTGGCCTTGACCCATAGTCTGGTCCTGCACTACGGTCTTTATAAGAAGATGATC GTCTTCAAGCCGTACCAGGCCTCCCAGCATGACATGTGCCGCTTCCACTCTGAGGACTACATTGACTTCCTGCAGAGAGTCAGTCCCACCAACATGCAAGGCTTCACCAAGAGCCTGAATGCCTTCAACGTGGGCGATGACTG CCCAGTGTTTCCGGGGCTCTTTGAGTTCTGCTCCCGTTACACAGGCGCATCTCTGCAAGGAGCAACGCAGCTGAACAACAAG ATCTGTGACATTGCCATTAACTGGGCTGGTGGCCTGCACCATGCCAAGAAGTTTGAG GCTTCCGGCTTCTGCTACGTCAACGACATTGTGATCGGCATCCTGGAGCTGCTCAA GTACCACCCCCGCGTGCTCTACATTGACATTGACATCCACCACGGGGACGGGGTTCAGGAGGCCTTCTACCTCACCGACCGGGTCATGACAGTGTCCTTCCACAAATACGGGAACTACTTCTTCCCCGGCACAG GTGACATGTACGAAGTCGGAGCCGAGAGCGGCCGCTACTACTGCCTCAATGTGCCCCTGCGGGATGGCATCGATGACCAGA GTTACAAGCACCTCTTCCAGCCAGTCATCAACCAGGTGGTGGACTTCTACCAACCCACGTGCATTGTGCTCCAG TGCGGAGCCGACTCCCTGGGCTGTGATCGATTGGGCTGCTTCAACCTCAGCATTCGAGGTCACGG CGAGTGCGTCGAATACGTCAAGAGCTTCAACATCCCTCTGCTGGTGCTCGGGGGCGGCGGCTACACGGTCCGGAACGTCGCCCGCTGCTG GACGTATGAGACATCACTGCTGGTGGAAGAGGCCATAAGCGAGGAGCTCCCCTATAGTG AATACTTTGAGTACTTTGCCCCGGACTTCACGCTCCATCCAGACGTCAGCACCCGCATTGAGAATCAGAACTCACGCCAG TATCTGGACCAGATCCGCCAGACAATCTTTGAAAACCTGAAGATGCTGAACCACGCACCCAGCGTCCAGATTCACGACGTGCCCGCAGACCTCCTGACCTACGACAGGACTGACGAGGCCGACGCCGAGGAGAGGGGCCCCGAGGAGAATTACAGCAG GCCGGAGGCGCCCAATGAGTTCTATGACGGAGACCATGACAATGACAAGGAAAGCGATGTGG TTTAA
- the RELL2 gene encoding RELT-like protein 2, translated as MSEPQPDLEPPQHGLYMLFLLVLVFFLMGLVGFMICHVLKKKGYRCRTSRGSEPDDTQLQPPEDDDMNEDTVERIVRCIIQNEANAEALKEMLGDSEGEGTVQLSSVDATSSLQDGAPSHHHTVHLGSSAPCIHCSRNKRPPLVRQGRSKEGKSRPRPGETTVFSVGRFRVTHIEKRYGLHEHRDGSPTDRSWGSSGGQDPGGGQGLGGGQPRAGMPAVESLPPPPERPQRQVLASPPVQNGGLRDSNLVPRALEGNPGASAEPVPGAAGRGPSPGPAKQEAHGRPSKPDTSSHQVSPPRGAGGV; from the exons ATGTCGGAACCACAGCCTGACCTGGAGCCGCCCCAACATGGGCTGTACATGCTCTTCCTGCTTGTGCTGGTCTTCTTTCTCATGGGCCTCGTAGGCTTCATGATCTGCCACGTGCTCAAGAAGAAGGGCTACCGCTGCCGCACCTCGAGGGGCTCGGAGCCTGACGACACCCAGTTGCAGCCCC CTGAGGACGATGACATGAATGAGGACACAGTGGAGAGGATTGTTCGCTGCATCATCCAAAATGAAG CCAATGCTGAGGCCTTAAAGGAGATGCTGGGGGACAGTGAAGGAGAAGGGACAGTGCAGCTGTCCAG CGTGGATGCCACCTCCAGCCTGCAGGACGGAGCCCCCTCCCATCATCACACAGTGCACCTGGGCTCCTCGGCCCCCTGCATCCACTGCAGCCGCAACAAGAGACCCCCGCTTGTCCGTCAGGGACGCTCCAAGGAAGGGAAGAGTCGCCCCCGGCCTGGGGAGACCACGGTGTTCTCTGTGGGCAG gttCCGGGTGACACACATTGAGAAGCGCTATGGGCTGCACGAGCATCGTGATGGCTCCCCCACGGACAGGAGCTGGGGCTCTAGCGGGGGGCAGGACCCAGGGGGCGGTCAGGGCCTTGGGGGagggcagcccagggcagggatgCCCGCTGTTGAgagcctgcccccgccccctgagAGGCCACAGCGCCAGGTCCTGGCCAGCCCCCCGGTGCAGAATGGAGGACTCAGGGACAGCAATCTAGTCCCTCGGGCGCTTGAGGGGAATCCTGGAGCCTCTGCAGAGCCAGTaccaggggctgcagggaggggcccAAGCCCAGGGCCAGCCAAGCAAGAGGCACATGGACGGCCAAGCAAACCGGACACCTCCAGTCACCAG GTGTCCCCACCACGGGGAGCAGGGGGTGTGTGA
- the HDAC3 gene encoding histone deacetylase 3 isoform X2 — translation MAKTVAYFYDPDVGNFHYGAGHPMKPHRLALTHSLVLHYGLYKKMIVFKPYQASQHDMCRFHSEDYIDFLQRVSPTNMQGFTKSLNAFNVGDDCPVFPGLFEFCSRYTGASLQGATQLNNKICDIAINWAGGLHHAKKFEASGFCYVNDIVIGILELLKYHPRVLYIDIDIHHGDGVQEAFYLTDRVMTVSFHKYGNYFFPGTGDMYEVGAESGRYYCLNVPLRDGIDDQSYKHLFQPVINQVVDFYQPTCIVLQCGADSLGCDRLGCFNLSIRGHGECVEYVKSFNIPLLVLGGGGYTVRNVARCWTYETSLLVEEAISEELPYSEYFEYFAPDFTLHPDVSTRIENQNSRQYLDQIRQTIFENLKMLNHAPSVQIHDVPADLLTYDRTDEADAEERGPEENYSRPEAPNEFYDGDHDNDKESDVEFKTDWACRVPRNFFFPLSWVGGKGVTPLPLVWLLSGQLPTPGEALETTSGS, via the exons ATGGCCAAGACTGTGGCCTATTTCTACGACCCCGACGTGGGCAACTTCCACTACG GGGCTGGGCACCCTATGAAGCCCCATCGCTTGGCCTTGACCCATAGTCTGGTCCTGCACTACGGTCTTTATAAGAAGATGATC GTCTTCAAGCCGTACCAGGCCTCCCAGCATGACATGTGCCGCTTCCACTCTGAGGACTACATTGACTTCCTGCAGAGAGTCAGTCCCACCAACATGCAAGGCTTCACCAAGAGCCTGAATGCCTTCAACGTGGGCGATGACTG CCCAGTGTTTCCGGGGCTCTTTGAGTTCTGCTCCCGTTACACAGGCGCATCTCTGCAAGGAGCAACGCAGCTGAACAACAAG ATCTGTGACATTGCCATTAACTGGGCTGGTGGCCTGCACCATGCCAAGAAGTTTGAG GCTTCCGGCTTCTGCTACGTCAACGACATTGTGATCGGCATCCTGGAGCTGCTCAA GTACCACCCCCGCGTGCTCTACATTGACATTGACATCCACCACGGGGACGGGGTTCAGGAGGCCTTCTACCTCACCGACCGGGTCATGACAGTGTCCTTCCACAAATACGGGAACTACTTCTTCCCCGGCACAG GTGACATGTACGAAGTCGGAGCCGAGAGCGGCCGCTACTACTGCCTCAATGTGCCCCTGCGGGATGGCATCGATGACCAGA GTTACAAGCACCTCTTCCAGCCAGTCATCAACCAGGTGGTGGACTTCTACCAACCCACGTGCATTGTGCTCCAG TGCGGAGCCGACTCCCTGGGCTGTGATCGATTGGGCTGCTTCAACCTCAGCATTCGAGGTCACGG CGAGTGCGTCGAATACGTCAAGAGCTTCAACATCCCTCTGCTGGTGCTCGGGGGCGGCGGCTACACGGTCCGGAACGTCGCCCGCTGCTG GACGTATGAGACATCACTGCTGGTGGAAGAGGCCATAAGCGAGGAGCTCCCCTATAGTG AATACTTTGAGTACTTTGCCCCGGACTTCACGCTCCATCCAGACGTCAGCACCCGCATTGAGAATCAGAACTCACGCCAG TATCTGGACCAGATCCGCCAGACAATCTTTGAAAACCTGAAGATGCTGAACCACGCACCCAGCGTCCAGATTCACGACGTGCCCGCAGACCTCCTGACCTACGACAGGACTGACGAGGCCGACGCCGAGGAGAGGGGCCCCGAGGAGAATTACAGCAG GCCGGAGGCGCCCAATGAGTTCTATGACGGAGACCATGACAATGACAAGGAAAGCGATGTGGAATTTAAGACTGACTGGGCTTGCCGTGTCcccaggaatttcttttttcctcttagttGGGTGGGAGGGAAAGGTGTGACTCCCCTACCCCTGGTCTGGTTACTTTCAGGGCAGTTACCAACACCGGGGGAGGCTTTGGAGACCACCTCTGGTTCTTGA
- the HDAC3 gene encoding histone deacetylase 3 isoform X1, whose amino-acid sequence MAKTVAYFYDPDVGNFHYGAGHPMKPHRLALTHSLVLHYGLYKKMIVFKPYQASQHDMCRFHSEDYIDFLQRVSPTNMQGFTKSLNAFNVGDDCPVFPGLFEFCSRYTGASLQGATQLNNKICDIAINWAGGLHHAKKFEASGFCYVNDIVIGILELLKYHPRVLYIDIDIHHGDGVQEAFYLTDRVMTVSFHKYGNYFFPGTGDMYEVGAESGRYYCLNVPLRDGIDDQSYKHLFQPVINQVVDFYQPTCIVLQCGADSLGCDRLGCFNLSIRGHGPEGRRKRRPGITVENLLCLDNAVWKEFSEEWTSELRPGRPKGECVEYVKSFNIPLLVLGGGGYTVRNVARCWTYETSLLVEEAISEELPYSEYFEYFAPDFTLHPDVSTRIENQNSRQYLDQIRQTIFENLKMLNHAPSVQIHDVPADLLTYDRTDEADAEERGPEENYSRPEAPNEFYDGDHDNDKESDVEFKTDWACRVPRNFFFPLSWVGGKGVTPLPLVWLLSGQLPTPGEALETTSGS is encoded by the exons ATGGCCAAGACTGTGGCCTATTTCTACGACCCCGACGTGGGCAACTTCCACTACG GGGCTGGGCACCCTATGAAGCCCCATCGCTTGGCCTTGACCCATAGTCTGGTCCTGCACTACGGTCTTTATAAGAAGATGATC GTCTTCAAGCCGTACCAGGCCTCCCAGCATGACATGTGCCGCTTCCACTCTGAGGACTACATTGACTTCCTGCAGAGAGTCAGTCCCACCAACATGCAAGGCTTCACCAAGAGCCTGAATGCCTTCAACGTGGGCGATGACTG CCCAGTGTTTCCGGGGCTCTTTGAGTTCTGCTCCCGTTACACAGGCGCATCTCTGCAAGGAGCAACGCAGCTGAACAACAAG ATCTGTGACATTGCCATTAACTGGGCTGGTGGCCTGCACCATGCCAAGAAGTTTGAG GCTTCCGGCTTCTGCTACGTCAACGACATTGTGATCGGCATCCTGGAGCTGCTCAA GTACCACCCCCGCGTGCTCTACATTGACATTGACATCCACCACGGGGACGGGGTTCAGGAGGCCTTCTACCTCACCGACCGGGTCATGACAGTGTCCTTCCACAAATACGGGAACTACTTCTTCCCCGGCACAG GTGACATGTACGAAGTCGGAGCCGAGAGCGGCCGCTACTACTGCCTCAATGTGCCCCTGCGGGATGGCATCGATGACCAGA GTTACAAGCACCTCTTCCAGCCAGTCATCAACCAGGTGGTGGACTTCTACCAACCCACGTGCATTGTGCTCCAG TGCGGAGCCGACTCCCTGGGCTGTGATCGATTGGGCTGCTTCAACCTCAGCATTCGAGGTCACGG TCCCGAAGGAAGAAGGAAGCGAAGACCCGGGATAACCGTGGAGAACCTACTTTGTTTAGATAATGCGGTTTGGAAAGAGTTTTCTGAGGAGTGGACATCTGAGCTGAGACCTGGACGCCCAAAGGG CGAGTGCGTCGAATACGTCAAGAGCTTCAACATCCCTCTGCTGGTGCTCGGGGGCGGCGGCTACACGGTCCGGAACGTCGCCCGCTGCTG GACGTATGAGACATCACTGCTGGTGGAAGAGGCCATAAGCGAGGAGCTCCCCTATAGTG AATACTTTGAGTACTTTGCCCCGGACTTCACGCTCCATCCAGACGTCAGCACCCGCATTGAGAATCAGAACTCACGCCAG TATCTGGACCAGATCCGCCAGACAATCTTTGAAAACCTGAAGATGCTGAACCACGCACCCAGCGTCCAGATTCACGACGTGCCCGCAGACCTCCTGACCTACGACAGGACTGACGAGGCCGACGCCGAGGAGAGGGGCCCCGAGGAGAATTACAGCAG GCCGGAGGCGCCCAATGAGTTCTATGACGGAGACCATGACAATGACAAGGAAAGCGATGTGGAATTTAAGACTGACTGGGCTTGCCGTGTCcccaggaatttcttttttcctcttagttGGGTGGGAGGGAAAGGTGTGACTCCCCTACCCCTGGTCTGGTTACTTTCAGGGCAGTTACCAACACCGGGGGAGGCTTTGGAGACCACCTCTGGTTCTTGA